From a region of the Sesamum indicum cultivar Zhongzhi No. 13 linkage group LG3, S_indicum_v1.0, whole genome shotgun sequence genome:
- the LOC105157054 gene encoding uncharacterized protein LOC105157054, with protein sequence MAVTHADLAPTPKPTLLRTKTAAFLMVLCILLGLFCFILCLVAESARSQCAYTGGGKLPLLSATAAFLALAMAMVVQHTYLLLAVSDSDALMEMSWDLDSVFAKNLTRQAGSFFVATWMSFAVGEILLLIGLSIESGHLKNWAAPRPSCLTIRQGLFTAAGVLGLVTVFLAFGLYITALRAERYFEEREIRRREMWEASVMYASPPRSPERTTIRAAPSESPLARQDQSVLTLYHYLRAFDKHSTLV encoded by the exons ATGGCAGTCACTCATGCCGATCTTGCTCCCACCCCCAAACCCACTCTTCTCCGCACCAAAACTGCCGCATTCCTCATGGTATTATGCATATTGTTAGGCCTCTTCTGCTTCATCCTCTGCCTCGTCGCCGAGTCTGCCCGCTCCCAG TGCGCATACACCGGCGGCGGGAAGCTGCCTCTTTTATCGGCAACTGCCGCATTCTTGGCCCTGGCAATGGCCATGGTGGTGCAGCACACATACTTATTGCTCGCAGTGAGTGATTCGGACGCTCTGATGGAGATGTCGTGGGACCTCGATTCTGTCTTTGCCAAAAATCTTACACGACAAGCTGGATCTTTCTTCGTCGCCACGTG GATGTCATTTGCAGTAGGAGAGATTCTACTACTGATCGGACTAAGCATCGAGTCGGGCCACCTGAAAAATTGGGCGGCGCCACGGCCTAGTTGCCTAACCATTCGACAAGGTTTGTTCACAGCAGCCGGAGTTCTCGGCCTAGTGACGGTATTCCTGGCCTTCGGCCTATACATCACAGCGTTACGTGCAGAACGATACTTTGAAGAACGGGAAATTAGACGAAGAGAAATGTGGGAGGCCTCAGTCATGTATGCCTCCCCACCAAGATCGCCTGAAAGAACTACTATAAGGGCTGCTCCTAGTGAGAGCCCTTTGGCAAGACAAGATCAGAGTGTTCTTACATTGTACCATTACTTGAGAGCCTTTGACAAGCACTCAACTCTTGTCTGA